In one Juglans regia cultivar Chandler chromosome 11, Walnut 2.0, whole genome shotgun sequence genomic region, the following are encoded:
- the LOC109021303 gene encoding growth-regulating factor 6-like isoform X1, which yields MDFGVVGFDGLMGSDNGFSSLASDPETKQKWYGAGFLKQQRSGTSEDDWRSSKLVKTDDYSASKAVLLHQKNALLRSNCTLFSDGQQQQQMLSFSSPKSEVLVEKNFQNAPLHNFHHALSAYSRNTGYSSGSLDGASAHGVLAGSRGPFTPSQWMELEHQALIYKYITANMPVPSNLLIPIRKALDSAGFSSFPGGLLRANTLGWSSFHLGFSNNTDPEPGRCRRTDGKKWRCSRDAVADQKYCERHMNRGRHRSRKPVEGQIGHAITGTTTPSTNSKLMPIASSPSASAAVVTSGGGAANGLTSAHQQLKNLQHDVSGPSVASTINSRMFINKDNMGERMQGQPGLSMLSPSIDLKPKENSFMIQKQQISYEEPSRNVFGLVTSDSLLNPSHRSSSLVNCSSQEVSDGGTDSQQALRHFIDDWPKSQCDRSAISWPEIGMQPDRTQLSISIPLASPGFVSSTSSPTGEKLTLSPLRLSRELDSVRMGLGVGSVLNETSPRQANWIPISWEASMGGPLGEVLHHSNGANECKNPSALNLMTGGWDNGPPIGSSPTGVLQKTTFGSLSNSSAGSSPRAENHKTLEGASQCNDLLGSTLNSSSLPAV from the exons ATGGATTTCGGGGTGGTGGGTTTTGATGGGTTAATGGGTTCAGACAATGGTTTTTCTTCTCTTGCTTCAGATCCTGAGACAAAACAGAAGTGGTACGGAGCTGGATTCCTCAAGCAGCAGAGATCTGGCACCTCTGAAGATGACTGGAGGAGCTCAAAGCTGGTCAAGACTGATGACTACTCTGCCTCCAAGGCGGTGCTGCTTCACCAGAAAAATGCTCTACTGAGATCTAATTGCACCCTATTCTCTGATGGTCAGCAACAGCAGCAAATGCTGAGCTTCTCCTCTCCCAAATCAGAAGTTCTCGTGGAAAAAAATTTTCAGAATGCCCCATTACATAACTTTCACCACGCATTATCTGCATACAGTAGAAATACAG gcTATAGCTCAGGGAGCCTGGATGGCGCAAGCGCGCATGGTGTTTTAGCAGGATCGCGAGGGCCATTTACTCCATCTCAATGGATGGAGCTAGAACACCAGGCCTTGATCTACAAATACATAACTGCAAATATGCCTGTACCATCTAACCTTCTCATTCCCATCAGAAAAGCCCTTGATTCTGCCGGGTTCTCTAGCTTTCCAGGGGGGCTTCTGAGAGCCAATacat TGGGATGGAGTTCTTTCCATTTGGGATTCTCCAACAATACCGATCCTGAGCCCGGAAGGTGTCGAAGGACCGATGGGAAGAAATGGCGATGCTCAAGAGATGCCGTTGCTGATCAAAAATATTGTGAACGGCACATGAACAGGGGCCGCCATCGTTCAAGAAAGCCTGTGGAAGGCCAAATCGGCCACGCCATCACCGGGACCACCACCCCCAGCACCAACTCAAAGCTGATGCCTATTGCTTCATCCCCCTCAGCATCTGCAGCGGTGGTAACCAGTGGGGGCGGTGCGGCCAATGGCCTCACCTCTGCACACCAACAACTTAAGAACCTGCAGCATGATGTATCTGGTCCTTCTGTGGCCAGCACCATCAACAG CAGGATGTTTATCAACAAAGACAATATGGGTGAAAGAATGCAAGGTCAACCTGGCCTCTCGATGCTATCTCCTTCCATTGACCTGAAACCTAAAGAAAACTCTTTCATGATTCAAAAACAGCAAATATCATATGAAGAACCCTCAAGAAATGTGTTTGGGCTAGTCACTTCTGATTCCTTGCTTAACCCTTCACATAGAAGCTCAAGTTTAGTGAACTGTTCTTCGCAAGAGGTCAGTGATGGAGGAACTGATTCACAACAAGCACTTCGCCATTTCATTGATGACTGGCCTAAATCCCAATGTGATCGCTCAGCTATTTCGTGGCCTGAGATTGGGATGCAACCAGACAGGACCCAGCTATCGATCTCGATCCCCTTGGCTTCCCCGGGCTTTGTATCCTCCACTTCTTCTCCAACTGGTGAGAAACTTACCCTTTCGCCACTCAGACTGTCACGTGAGTTGGACTCAGTAAGGATGGGCTTGGGAGTGGGTAGTGTCCTTAATGAAACAAGCCCAAGGCAAGCAAATTGGATACCAATCTCATGGGAAGCATCTATGGGTGGTCCCCTGGGAGAGGTTTTGCATCATAGTAATGGTGCAAATGAATGCAAGAACCCATCCGCTCTTAACCTTATGACTGGGGGCTGGGACAATGGCCCTCCTATTGGATCATCTCCAACTGGGGTCTTACAGAAGACCACTTTTGGGTCTCTTTCTAACAGCAGTGCAGGGAGCAGCCCGAGAGCTGAGAATCACAAGACACTTGAAGGGGCAAGCCAGTGCAATGACCTCCTTGGCTCGACTCTGAATTCCTCGTCCTTGCCTGCCGTGTAG
- the LOC109021303 gene encoding growth-regulating factor 6-like isoform X2 — translation MDFGVVGFDGLMGSDNGFSSLASDPETKQKWYGAGFLKQQRSGTSEDDWRSSKLVKTDDYSASKAVLLHQKNALLRSNCTLFSDGQQQQQMLSFSSPKSEVLVEKNFQNAPLHNFHHALSAYSRNTGYSSGSLDGASAHGVLAGSRGPFTPSQWMELEHQALIYKYITANMPVPSNLLIPIRKALDSAGFSSFPGGLLRANTLGWSSFHLGFSNNTDPEPGRCRRTDGKKWRCSRDAVADQKYCERHMNRGRHRSRKPVEGQIGHAITGTTTPSTNSKLMPIASSPSASAAVVTSGGGAANGLTSAHQQLKNLQHDVSGPSVASTINRMFINKDNMGERMQGQPGLSMLSPSIDLKPKENSFMIQKQQISYEEPSRNVFGLVTSDSLLNPSHRSSSLVNCSSQEVSDGGTDSQQALRHFIDDWPKSQCDRSAISWPEIGMQPDRTQLSISIPLASPGFVSSTSSPTGEKLTLSPLRLSRELDSVRMGLGVGSVLNETSPRQANWIPISWEASMGGPLGEVLHHSNGANECKNPSALNLMTGGWDNGPPIGSSPTGVLQKTTFGSLSNSSAGSSPRAENHKTLEGASQCNDLLGSTLNSSSLPAV, via the exons ATGGATTTCGGGGTGGTGGGTTTTGATGGGTTAATGGGTTCAGACAATGGTTTTTCTTCTCTTGCTTCAGATCCTGAGACAAAACAGAAGTGGTACGGAGCTGGATTCCTCAAGCAGCAGAGATCTGGCACCTCTGAAGATGACTGGAGGAGCTCAAAGCTGGTCAAGACTGATGACTACTCTGCCTCCAAGGCGGTGCTGCTTCACCAGAAAAATGCTCTACTGAGATCTAATTGCACCCTATTCTCTGATGGTCAGCAACAGCAGCAAATGCTGAGCTTCTCCTCTCCCAAATCAGAAGTTCTCGTGGAAAAAAATTTTCAGAATGCCCCATTACATAACTTTCACCACGCATTATCTGCATACAGTAGAAATACAG gcTATAGCTCAGGGAGCCTGGATGGCGCAAGCGCGCATGGTGTTTTAGCAGGATCGCGAGGGCCATTTACTCCATCTCAATGGATGGAGCTAGAACACCAGGCCTTGATCTACAAATACATAACTGCAAATATGCCTGTACCATCTAACCTTCTCATTCCCATCAGAAAAGCCCTTGATTCTGCCGGGTTCTCTAGCTTTCCAGGGGGGCTTCTGAGAGCCAATacat TGGGATGGAGTTCTTTCCATTTGGGATTCTCCAACAATACCGATCCTGAGCCCGGAAGGTGTCGAAGGACCGATGGGAAGAAATGGCGATGCTCAAGAGATGCCGTTGCTGATCAAAAATATTGTGAACGGCACATGAACAGGGGCCGCCATCGTTCAAGAAAGCCTGTGGAAGGCCAAATCGGCCACGCCATCACCGGGACCACCACCCCCAGCACCAACTCAAAGCTGATGCCTATTGCTTCATCCCCCTCAGCATCTGCAGCGGTGGTAACCAGTGGGGGCGGTGCGGCCAATGGCCTCACCTCTGCACACCAACAACTTAAGAACCTGCAGCATGATGTATCTGGTCCTTCTGTGGCCAGCACCATCAACAG GATGTTTATCAACAAAGACAATATGGGTGAAAGAATGCAAGGTCAACCTGGCCTCTCGATGCTATCTCCTTCCATTGACCTGAAACCTAAAGAAAACTCTTTCATGATTCAAAAACAGCAAATATCATATGAAGAACCCTCAAGAAATGTGTTTGGGCTAGTCACTTCTGATTCCTTGCTTAACCCTTCACATAGAAGCTCAAGTTTAGTGAACTGTTCTTCGCAAGAGGTCAGTGATGGAGGAACTGATTCACAACAAGCACTTCGCCATTTCATTGATGACTGGCCTAAATCCCAATGTGATCGCTCAGCTATTTCGTGGCCTGAGATTGGGATGCAACCAGACAGGACCCAGCTATCGATCTCGATCCCCTTGGCTTCCCCGGGCTTTGTATCCTCCACTTCTTCTCCAACTGGTGAGAAACTTACCCTTTCGCCACTCAGACTGTCACGTGAGTTGGACTCAGTAAGGATGGGCTTGGGAGTGGGTAGTGTCCTTAATGAAACAAGCCCAAGGCAAGCAAATTGGATACCAATCTCATGGGAAGCATCTATGGGTGGTCCCCTGGGAGAGGTTTTGCATCATAGTAATGGTGCAAATGAATGCAAGAACCCATCCGCTCTTAACCTTATGACTGGGGGCTGGGACAATGGCCCTCCTATTGGATCATCTCCAACTGGGGTCTTACAGAAGACCACTTTTGGGTCTCTTTCTAACAGCAGTGCAGGGAGCAGCCCGAGAGCTGAGAATCACAAGACACTTGAAGGGGCAAGCCAGTGCAATGACCTCCTTGGCTCGACTCTGAATTCCTCGTCCTTGCCTGCCGTGTAG